Proteins encoded in a region of the Leptotrichia sp. oral taxon 215 str. W9775 genome:
- a CDS encoding YoaK family protein has product MENKKENKKKIAETFRLGLLLCLVGGFTDAYTFTIRGKVLANAQTGNMVFFALRLIEMKWMKALFYFLPIAAFGLGILIAEYIKEKFKYSKIHWRQIIILMEIVVLLVSSFVPKGELNVYVNIAISFVCSLQVQAFRKIRGNISATTMCTGNLRSGTENLYHYLTTKDSDFKHNVLIYYGLIVFFMIGAIAGSFFSELLAEKALLVCCGILFIVFTVMFKDNI; this is encoded by the coding sequence ATGGAAAATAAAAAAGAAAATAAAAAAAAGATAGCTGAAACCTTCAGACTTGGATTACTGCTGTGCCTTGTAGGTGGTTTTACTGACGCCTACACGTTTACTATAAGAGGAAAGGTTCTTGCAAATGCCCAGACAGGAAATATGGTATTTTTCGCCCTCAGGCTTATTGAAATGAAATGGATGAAGGCACTATTTTATTTCCTTCCAATTGCAGCTTTTGGACTTGGTATTTTAATTGCCGAATACATAAAAGAAAAATTTAAATATAGCAAAATCCACTGGAGACAGATTATAATCCTTATGGAAATAGTGGTTCTTCTTGTTTCTTCCTTTGTTCCTAAAGGTGAACTTAATGTCTATGTAAATATTGCGATTTCTTTTGTCTGTTCCCTTCAGGTACAGGCCTTCAGAAAGATTCGGGGAAATATTTCTGCAACAACAATGTGCACTGGAAACCTCAGAAGCGGAACGGAAAACTTATACCACTATCTAACTACAAAAGATAGTGACTTCAAGCATAATGTTTTAATTTATTATGGCCTAATAGTCTTTTTTATGATAGGTGCAATCGCAGGTTCATTTTTTTCTGAACTTCTTGCAGAAAAAGCC
- a CDS encoding nitroreductase family protein yields MNETLKNLIERRSIKKYKNDKIDTGLLNQILEAGTYAANGRGIQGTSIVAIQNAELIKTLEVMNAKVMGNPDAKPFYNAPTVVVVFGDTTSHTFVEDGSLVMGNLMNAAYALGVDSCWIHRARQIFESEEGRNLAREWGVEDKYAGIGFCILGYRDCELPSPKPRKNDFVRIIL; encoded by the coding sequence ATGAATGAAACACTGAAAAATCTGATTGAAAGAAGAAGCATAAAAAAATATAAAAATGATAAGATTGACACAGGTCTTTTAAATCAAATACTTGAAGCAGGAACATATGCCGCAAATGGCAGAGGTATTCAGGGAACATCCATTGTTGCCATACAGAATGCCGAACTTATAAAAACTCTGGAAGTAATGAATGCAAAAGTAATGGGAAATCCGGATGCAAAGCCATTTTATAATGCACCTACAGTAGTTGTTGTTTTTGGAGACACTACTTCACATACATTTGTTGAAGACGGAAGTCTTGTAATGGGAAATCTTATGAATGCCGCTTATGCTCTTGGAGTTGATTCATGCTGGATTCACAGGGCAAGACAAATTTTTGAATCTGAAGAAGGTAGAAATCTTGCTCGTGAATGGGGAGTGGAAGATAAATATGCTGGAATAGGATTCTGTATTTTAGGCTATCGTGACTGTGAGCTTCCTTCTCCTAAACCTAGAAAAAATGATTTTGTAAGAATTATTCTTTAA
- a CDS encoding Crp/Fnr family transcriptional regulator codes for MKPQELYEIMSKIPLFKGFNIEEIKEILKTLNFQIKNYKKGETVFFRGDALEQIIIILSGTSKGEMQKFNGDTITIDYITPYQLIAPAFIFGSSRTFPVDLISTENSKFLFLNKDNFLNAMQKDERLLVNFLDEISNKGQLLSKRIWFNFMNKTINEKVLSYIKENQKNGYISFKPSISELAKKFEVTRPSLSREISFLCDKGILTKIKSGKYKLNCENL; via the coding sequence ATGAAACCTCAGGAACTTTATGAAATAATGTCTAAAATACCTTTATTTAAAGGTTTTAATATAGAAGAAATCAAAGAAATTCTGAAAACTCTGAATTTTCAGATTAAAAACTACAAAAAGGGGGAAACTGTTTTTTTTAGGGGAGATGCACTTGAACAGATTATCATTATTCTGTCAGGAACTTCCAAAGGAGAAATGCAGAAATTTAACGGGGATACTATAACTATTGACTACATTACTCCGTATCAGCTTATTGCTCCCGCCTTTATTTTTGGAAGCAGCAGAACTTTCCCTGTAGATCTTATTTCTACGGAAAATTCAAAATTTTTATTTTTAAATAAGGATAATTTTCTGAATGCCATGCAGAAGGATGAAAGGCTTCTTGTTAATTTTCTGGATGAAATTTCAAATAAGGGGCAGCTTCTTTCTAAAAGAATATGGTTTAACTTTATGAATAAAACTATAAATGAAAAAGTCCTCAGCTATATTAAGGAAAACCAGAAAAATGGATATATTTCATTTAAGCCTAGTATTTCTGAACTAGCTAAAAAATTTGAAGTTACACGTCCTTCCCTATCGAGAGAAATTTCTTTCCTATGTGACAAAGGAATTCTTACAAAAATCAAAAGTGGCAAATATAAATTGAATTGTGAAAATCTATAA
- a CDS encoding asparaginase — MEDEKVLIINTGGTISMVHSDKNDPESALRPSKSWSEVVKNYQFLENLNVGYAQIKDVIDSSDMNCEVWKEIAEIIDENYYKYKGFVILHGTDTMSYTAGMLSFMLKNLGKTVILTGAQRPIQEVRSDGLQNLLTSIEIIERQNRIPAGKSEYGLPIIPEVCVFFRDYLFRGNRSRKLNTSNYFGFSSPNYLFLGEAGSKIKVYEDRLLKMPKPEEKFYVDYEIDTNVIILDIFPGFNPEVLLKIFSGNGNMKGLILKTYGNGNAPQNKEFLKALKFVIDSGVVVLNVTQCNEGSVEMGIYEASSELVKLGVISGYDMTPEAAITKFMHILGKYNDVEIIKEKLNENIAGEISGV; from the coding sequence ATGGAGGATGAAAAAGTTCTCATAATAAATACCGGAGGAACAATAAGCATGGTTCATTCAGATAAAAATGATCCTGAAAGTGCCTTAAGACCTTCAAAATCATGGAGTGAAGTTGTGAAAAACTATCAGTTTCTGGAAAATCTGAATGTAGGATACGCACAAATAAAGGATGTTATAGATTCTTCAGATATGAATTGTGAAGTATGGAAGGAAATTGCTGAAATAATAGATGAAAATTACTATAAATATAAGGGATTTGTTATTCTGCATGGAACAGACACAATGTCCTATACTGCAGGGATGCTGTCCTTTATGCTGAAAAATTTAGGAAAGACGGTTATTCTTACGGGAGCACAGAGACCTATTCAGGAAGTCAGAAGTGATGGGCTTCAGAATCTTTTAACTTCCATTGAAATAATAGAAAGACAGAATAGAATTCCGGCTGGAAAAAGTGAGTATGGATTACCCATAATACCTGAAGTATGTGTTTTTTTCAGGGATTATCTCTTTAGGGGGAACAGGTCGCGAAAACTGAATACATCAAACTATTTTGGATTTTCTTCTCCAAATTATCTGTTTCTAGGGGAAGCCGGATCAAAAATAAAAGTATATGAAGACAGGCTTTTAAAAATGCCAAAACCTGAAGAAAAATTTTATGTAGATTATGAAATAGACACTAATGTGATAATTCTTGATATTTTTCCTGGTTTCAATCCGGAAGTTCTTCTGAAAATTTTTTCAGGAAATGGAAATATGAAGGGACTTATCCTGAAAACATATGGAAATGGAAATGCTCCGCAAAATAAGGAATTTTTAAAGGCGTTAAAATTTGTAATTGATTCAGGCGTAGTAGTGCTGAATGTTACCCAATGCAATGAAGGAAGTGTGGAAATGGGAATTTATGAAGCAAGCTCAGAACTTGTGAAACTTGGTGTGATAAGTGGATATGATATGACTCCTGAAGCTGCCATTACAAAATTTATGCATATTTTAGGAAAATATAATGATGTGGAAATAATAAAAGAAAAGCTGAATGAGAACATTGCAGGGGAAATTTCAGGAGTATAA
- the rplS gene encoding 50S ribosomal protein L19, which translates to MKEKLIELVEKDYLKSDIPQFKAGDTIAVHYRVKEGNKERIQVFEGVVIRVSGGSVAKNFTIRKVSSGIGVERIIPINSPLIEKIEVKRIGKVRRARLYYLRNLSGKAARIKEIRK; encoded by the coding sequence TTGAAAGAGAAATTAATCGAATTAGTAGAAAAAGATTATCTTAAATCTGATATTCCTCAATTTAAAGCAGGGGACACAATAGCTGTTCACTACAGAGTAAAAGAAGGAAACAAAGAAAGAATACAGGTTTTTGAAGGTGTAGTTATTAGAGTTTCTGGAGGAAGCGTAGCTAAAAACTTCACTATAAGAAAAGTATCTTCAGGTATAGGTGTTGAAAGAATAATACCTATCAATTCTCCTTTAATCGAAAAAATAGAAGTTAAGAGAATAGGAAAAGTAAGAAGAGCAAGATTATATTATTTAAGAAACTTATCAGGAAAAGCTGCTAGAATTAAAGAAATTAGAAAGTAG
- the lepB gene encoding signal peptidase I, with protein MNILLWGIFYLVTAVFLVYFFFKEKEVIDFVKAKEDLLLNKISLEENDKNVMRGNIITIIGLLVTALFFYISDRTPDPNVGIKIIGIYGMFILNVVFLVLRAQHEWIFMGNIVMLILGRLMFNIMDVKFYIFLVINAILAVILIFLFRRPTKEEITERTLLEEMKEDKNKSNEKVTIENLEEKIEVEKKRRSSFGKALHRVDMSVMAVVLVLLIQTFYIGNYVIPTGSMEETIKIKDRVFANMVKYKFTSPKVNDIVAFKEPVTNKLMFTKRLVGVAGQTLQIKDIQEMNLTDPSMVDEDTGNVTVSTVDAGNIYLDDKKAEKLNRPYTKEGFLLDSKIYIPKKGDKVKIDKIVIIPKGKARVKKTDNFVTGTYWSGYGDGNYKYLTPEEFLARVGTDKGFKDIIGNEDHYEEGNPKYDVYYTFFLKVEGRDELVLPIMDFKYDDALFLKLLKGETLTLDKNYYIAMGDNTTNSLDSRFFGYVAEDRIKGKLLLRWWPLNRLGLI; from the coding sequence ATGAATATATTGTTATGGGGAATATTTTATTTAGTAACAGCTGTATTTCTTGTATATTTCTTTTTTAAGGAAAAGGAAGTTATAGATTTTGTAAAAGCTAAAGAAGATTTGCTACTGAATAAAATTTCATTAGAAGAAAATGATAAAAATGTAATGAGAGGAAATATCATTACTATAATAGGATTATTAGTGACAGCTTTATTTTTTTATATTTCAGACAGGACACCTGATCCTAATGTAGGAATAAAAATAATAGGTATATATGGGATGTTTATATTAAACGTTGTATTTCTTGTACTTCGTGCACAGCATGAATGGATATTTATGGGAAATATAGTAATGCTTATACTTGGTCGTCTAATGTTTAATATAATGGATGTTAAATTTTATATATTTTTAGTAATAAATGCAATATTAGCCGTAATTCTAATCTTTTTATTCAGACGTCCTACTAAAGAGGAAATTACAGAAAGAACTCTTCTGGAGGAAATGAAGGAAGATAAAAATAAAAGCAATGAAAAGGTTACGATAGAAAATCTTGAGGAAAAAATAGAAGTTGAAAAGAAACGTAGAAGCAGTTTTGGAAAAGCTCTTCACAGGGTTGATATGTCGGTAATGGCAGTAGTGCTTGTACTTCTTATACAGACTTTCTATATTGGGAATTATGTAATTCCTACAGGATCAATGGAAGAAACAATAAAGATAAAAGACAGAGTTTTTGCAAATATGGTAAAATATAAATTTACATCTCCAAAGGTAAATGATATTGTGGCATTTAAAGAACCTGTTACAAATAAGCTTATGTTTACAAAAAGGTTGGTAGGGGTAGCAGGGCAGACTTTACAGATTAAAGATATACAGGAAATGAATCTGACAGATCCTTCAATGGTTGATGAAGACACAGGAAACGTTACAGTATCAACTGTTGATGCTGGAAATATTTATTTAGATGATAAAAAAGCTGAAAAACTGAATAGACCATATACTAAAGAAGGTTTTTTATTAGACAGCAAAATATATATTCCTAAAAAAGGTGATAAAGTAAAAATTGATAAAATAGTTATAATTCCTAAAGGAAAAGCAAGAGTGAAAAAAACAGATAACTTTGTTACCGGAACTTACTGGTCAGGATATGGTGACGGGAATTACAAATATCTGACTCCGGAAGAATTTTTAGCTAGGGTAGGTACAGATAAAGGATTTAAGGATATAATAGGAAATGAAGATCATTATGAGGAAGGTAATCCAAAATATGATGTATACTATACATTCTTTCTTAAAGTGGAAGGAAGAGATGAACTTGTACTTCCTATAATGGACTTTAAATATGATGATGCCCTGTTCCTGAAACTGTTAAAGGGAGAAACTTTGACTCTTGATAAGAACTATTATATCGCTATGGGAGATAACACTACAAACAGTCTTGATTCAAGATTTTTTGGATATGTTGCAGAAGACAGGATAAAAGGGAAGTTACTATTAAGATGGTGGCCATTAAACAGACTGGGATTAATATAA
- the rimI gene encoding ribosomal protein S18-alanine N-acetyltransferase, whose translation MVAIKQTGINIIKIGAGIESPEIVEKLTKIHNENFEEKKNESYFLEILNNDLYDVYCLSEEKTSEISGYAVFYDTFDSTDLFEIAVLKKKQGKGYGNALLKYTADIFCKNGRKIFLEVNENNEKAIKLYEKNGFEEISVRKNYYGNNQNAVIMMKNEDI comes from the coding sequence ATGGTGGCCATTAAACAGACTGGGATTAATATAATAAAAATTGGAGCAGGGATTGAATCTCCTGAAATAGTCGAAAAGCTTACAAAAATTCACAATGAAAATTTTGAAGAAAAGAAAAATGAAAGTTATTTTTTAGAAATTCTGAATAATGACCTGTATGATGTTTATTGTTTATCTGAGGAAAAAACTTCAGAAATATCAGGGTATGCAGTATTTTATGATACCTTTGACAGTACGGATCTTTTTGAAATAGCTGTTTTGAAGAAAAAACAGGGGAAAGGATACGGCAATGCATTGCTGAAGTATACAGCTGATATTTTTTGTAAAAATGGAAGGAAAATATTTCTGGAAGTTAATGAAAACAATGAAAAAGCAATAAAACTCTATGAAAAAAATGGGTTTGAAGAAATATCAGTAAGAAAAAATTATTATGGAAATAATCAGAATGCAGTAATTATGATGAAAAATGAAGATATATAA
- a CDS encoding valine--tRNA ligase — protein MKKELDKVYSPTEIEDKWYKIWEENGYFSAQHNDEKPGYSIVIPPPNVTGILHMGHMLDNTIQDAIIRYKRMSGFDTLWVPGMDHAGIATQNKVERMLKEQGTSKEEIGREEFLKKTWEWKEKHGGLITKQLRKLGVSPDWSRERFTMDEGLSRAVKEVFIKLYNDGLIYRGEYIVNWCPHDKTALADDEVNHFEKNGKIWEIKYPIKDSDGYVVIATTRPETMLGDTGVAVNPNDERYKDLIGKKVILPLMDREIPVVADEYVDMEFGTGVVKMTPSHDPNDFEVAKRTGLPFLNIFTEDAKVNENGGKYCGLERFEARKAILKDLEEQGYLVGVKEHKNAVGHCYRCDSVIEPRVSTQWFVKMKPLAERALEVVKNGKIQITPKRWEKVYYNWLENIRDWTISRQIWWGHRIPAYYAEDGSIFVARDLEEAKAQAREKFGKDVPLREETDVLDTWFSSALWPFSTMGWPDKTKDLEKFFPTNVLVTGADILFFWVARMVMMSLYINDEIPFDYVYLHGLIRDEQGRKMSKSLGNSPDPLDLIDKYGADAIRFSFLYNTSQGQDIHFSEKLLEMGSAFANKVWNASRFVLSNLEDFDDKVSVMDLEFKLEDRWILSKLQSASKAINESMEKYELDSAAKIAYEFFRGDFCDWYVEIAKTRVYGGEGTDKATAQWVLKHVLDNGLKMLHPFMPFITEEIWQKLEIDEPTIMLSDFPKEDKALVSVESEKEFDYLKEVVTAVRNIRGENNVSPSKKIEVIFKTVNEGEKKILEHNPKILDKLANVEKYDFTPNVEIPELVGFRLVETTEIYVPLADLIDKEKEIAKLEKDIEKTQKELDKVLGKLSNEAFLSKAPQAVVDKENAIKEELETKIAKFRESINLYK, from the coding sequence ATGAAAAAAGAACTGGATAAAGTTTATTCGCCAACTGAAATTGAAGACAAGTGGTATAAAATATGGGAAGAAAATGGATACTTTAGTGCACAGCATAATGATGAGAAGCCAGGTTACTCAATAGTAATCCCACCTCCTAACGTAACAGGGATACTTCACATGGGACATATGTTGGATAACACTATTCAGGATGCAATAATAAGATATAAAAGAATGAGCGGATTTGATACTTTATGGGTTCCCGGAATGGATCACGCAGGAATTGCAACTCAGAATAAAGTTGAGAGAATGCTGAAGGAACAGGGAACTTCAAAGGAAGAAATCGGAAGGGAAGAATTCCTGAAAAAAACATGGGAATGGAAGGAAAAGCACGGTGGACTTATAACTAAGCAGTTAAGAAAACTGGGAGTTTCTCCTGACTGGTCGAGAGAAAGATTTACAATGGATGAAGGGCTTTCAAGAGCTGTAAAGGAAGTATTTATAAAACTTTACAATGATGGTCTTATTTATAGAGGAGAATACATTGTAAACTGGTGTCCACATGATAAAACTGCCCTTGCAGATGACGAAGTAAACCACTTTGAAAAAAATGGAAAAATATGGGAAATAAAATATCCTATAAAAGATAGTGATGGATATGTTGTAATTGCTACAACAAGACCTGAAACGATGCTGGGAGATACAGGAGTAGCTGTAAATCCTAACGATGAAAGATATAAGGATTTAATAGGAAAAAAGGTAATACTGCCATTAATGGACAGGGAAATACCTGTAGTTGCTGATGAATATGTAGATATGGAATTTGGAACAGGAGTAGTTAAAATGACACCTTCCCACGATCCTAACGACTTTGAAGTGGCAAAAAGAACAGGACTTCCTTTCCTGAATATATTTACAGAAGATGCAAAAGTAAATGAAAATGGTGGAAAATACTGCGGGCTTGAAAGATTTGAAGCAAGAAAGGCTATCCTGAAAGATCTTGAAGAACAGGGATACCTTGTAGGAGTGAAGGAACATAAAAATGCTGTTGGTCACTGTTACAGATGTGACTCAGTAATTGAGCCAAGAGTTTCTACACAATGGTTTGTAAAAATGAAGCCTCTTGCTGAAAGAGCTCTGGAAGTAGTAAAAAATGGTAAAATACAGATAACTCCAAAAAGATGGGAAAAAGTGTACTATAACTGGCTTGAAAATATAAGGGACTGGACAATTTCAAGACAGATCTGGTGGGGACACAGAATACCTGCCTATTATGCGGAAGACGGTTCAATATTTGTAGCTAGGGATTTAGAGGAAGCAAAAGCTCAGGCAAGGGAAAAGTTTGGGAAAGATGTTCCTTTAAGGGAAGAGACAGATGTACTTGATACATGGTTTTCATCAGCTTTATGGCCTTTCTCCACAATGGGATGGCCTGATAAAACAAAGGATCTTGAAAAATTCTTTCCAACAAATGTACTTGTAACAGGGGCAGACATACTGTTCTTCTGGGTAGCAAGAATGGTAATGATGAGTTTATATATAAATGATGAGATACCTTTTGATTATGTATATTTACATGGTCTTATAAGAGATGAACAGGGAAGAAAAATGAGTAAATCCCTAGGAAACTCACCTGATCCTCTAGATCTTATAGATAAATACGGAGCTGATGCAATAAGATTCAGTTTCCTTTACAATACATCACAAGGCCAGGATATACATTTTTCAGAAAAACTTCTTGAAATGGGATCAGCTTTTGCAAATAAAGTATGGAATGCATCAAGATTTGTGTTGTCTAACCTTGAAGATTTTGATGATAAAGTGTCTGTAATGGATTTGGAATTCAAGCTGGAAGACAGATGGATACTGTCAAAACTTCAGTCAGCATCAAAAGCTATAAATGAAAGCATGGAAAAATATGAGCTTGACAGTGCGGCAAAAATAGCCTATGAATTTTTCAGGGGAGATTTCTGTGACTGGTATGTGGAAATTGCTAAAACAAGAGTTTACGGTGGAGAAGGTACAGATAAAGCAACTGCCCAGTGGGTATTGAAACATGTGCTTGATAATGGTCTGAAAATGCTTCATCCATTTATGCCATTTATTACAGAAGAAATATGGCAGAAACTTGAAATAGATGAGCCTACTATAATGCTTTCAGATTTCCCTAAGGAAGACAAGGCTTTAGTAAGTGTTGAATCAGAAAAGGAATTTGACTATCTGAAGGAAGTAGTAACAGCTGTAAGAAATATAAGAGGAGAAAATAATGTTTCCCCTTCAAAGAAAATAGAAGTAATATTCAAGACAGTAAACGAAGGTGAAAAGAAAATACTGGAGCACAATCCTAAAATTTTAGATAAGCTTGCAAATGTTGAAAAATATGACTTTACACCTAATGTTGAAATTCCTGAACTTGTAGGATTCAGACTAGTTGAAACTACTGAAATATATGTTCCGCTTGCTGATCTTATAGACAAGGAAAAGGAAATTGCAAAACTTGAAAAGGATATAGAAAAAACTCAGAAGGAACTGGATAAGGTTTTAGGAAAGCTTTCAAATGAAGCATTTTTATCGAAAGCACCTCAGGCTGTTGTTGACAAGGAAAATGCAATTAAGGAAGAACTTGAAACTAAAATTGCAAAATTCAGGGAATCAATAAACCTGTATAAATAA
- a CDS encoding NfeD family protein: MGAMFWAIATAVFAILEIVIPGLVTIWLALAALIVTVFAGFINNPTVEFVIFAVFSLIFVIFTRPVLRRYIQKADKKFSPQMKGSEIKIEKVVNTDKQKKEYEVKFKGSIWTGTSDEFFKVGDIVKIKNFEGNKIILERK, encoded by the coding sequence ATGGGAGCTATGTTTTGGGCAATTGCTACGGCAGTATTTGCAATACTTGAAATTGTGATACCTGGTCTTGTTACAATATGGCTGGCTCTTGCCGCTCTAATTGTGACGGTATTTGCAGGATTTATAAATAATCCTACTGTGGAATTTGTTATTTTTGCGGTATTTTCATTGATTTTTGTAATATTTACAAGACCTGTTTTGAGAAGATACATTCAAAAGGCAGACAAAAAATTCAGTCCTCAAATGAAAGGTTCTGAAATAAAAATCGAAAAAGTTGTAAATACTGACAAACAGAAAAAGGAATATGAAGTAAAATTTAAAGGTTCCATATGGACAGGAACTAGTGATGAATTTTTTAAGGTAGGAGATATTGTCAAAATTAAAAATTTTGAAGGAAATAAGATTATACTTGAA